From a single Thermothielavioides terrestris NRRL 8126 chromosome 1, complete sequence genomic region:
- a CDS encoding C-8 sterol isomerase (orthologue of Saccharomyces cerevisiae ERG2; orthologue of S. cerevisiae ERG2) → MAPKSSSSSSSGCRCAGGLGGWLKFLAILLGVLTPVYYLLEQNLHRFYIFDLDQLHDVAKRGIAAHGNDTRAIVQYIVDELSGQVSLSSYINRDEEWMFNNAGGAMGAMYILHASITEYLIIFGTAVGTEGHTGRHTADDYFHILTGTQLAYVPGEYAPEVYPPGSVHHLRRGDVKQYRMPESCFALEYARGWIPPMLFFGFADGLTSTLDLPTLWRTTWVTGKQMLGNLARGKL, encoded by the exons ATGGCACCGAAatcatcatcctcgtcgtcctccggctgccgctgcgccggcgggctgggcggctgGCTCAAGTTCCTGGCGATCCTGCTCGGCGTGCTCACGCCCGTGTACTACCTGCTCGAGCAGAACCTGCACCGCTTCTACATCTTCGACCTGGACCAGCTGCACGACGTGGCCAAGCGCGGCATCGCCGCGCACGGCAACGACACCCGCGCCATCGTGCAGTACATTGTCGACGAGCTGAGCGGCCAGGTCAGCCTGTCGAGCTACATCAACCGCGACGAGGAGTGGATGTTCaacaacgccggcggcgccatgggCGCCATGTACATCCTGCATGCGA GCATAACCGAGTACCTCATCATcttcggcacggcggtcggcacggaGGGCCACACGGGGCGGCACACGGCGGACGACTACTTCCACATCCTGACGGGCACGCAGCTGGCGTACGTGCCCGGCGAGTACGCGCCCGAGGTGTACCCGCCGGGGTCGGTGCACCacctgcgccgcggcgacgtcAAGCAGTACCGCATGCCCGAGAGCTGCTTCGCGCTCGAGTACGCGCGCGGCTGGATCCCGCCCATGctcttcttcggcttcgCCGACGGCCTGACCAGCACCCTCGACCTGCCCACCCTCTGGCGCACCACTTGGGTCACCGGCAAGCAGATGCTCGGCAACCTGGCCCGGGGCAAGCTCTGA